The Cynocephalus volans isolate mCynVol1 chromosome 2, mCynVol1.pri, whole genome shotgun sequence genome window below encodes:
- the F2RL1 gene encoding proteinase-activated receptor 2 gives MRSPSAAWLLGGAVLLLAACASCNHTTPGTNRSAKGRSLIGKIDGSSHVTGKGVTVQPGFTVDEFSASVLTGKLTTVFLPIVYIIVFVVGLPSNGMALWVFLFRTKKKHPAVIYMANLALADLLSVIWFPLKIAYHIHGNNWIYGEALCKVLIGFFYGNMYCSILFMTCLSVQRYWVIVNPLVHPRKKANIAICVSLGIWLLILLVSIPLYVVKQTTHIPALNITTCHDVLPEDVLVGDMFNYFLSLAIGVFLFPALLTASAYVLMIRTLRSSAMDENSEKKRQRAIKLIVTVLAMYLICFTPSNLLLVVHYFLIKSQGQSHVYALYIIALCLSTLNSCIDPFVYYFVSQDFRDHAKNALLCRSVRTVKQMQVSLTSKKFSRKSSSYSSSSTSIKPSY, from the coding sequence GAACCAACAGATCAGCTAAAGGAAGGAGCCTTATTGGTAAGATTGATGGTTCATCTCATGTCACTGGAAAAGGAGTCACAGTACAACCAGGCTTTACTGTGGATGAGTTTTCTGCATCGGTCCTCACTGGAAAACTGACTACTGTCTTTCTTCCAATTGTCTACATAATTGTATTTGTGGTTGGTTTGCCAAGTAATGGCATGGCCCTGTGGGTCTTTCTTTTCCGaacaaagaagaaacaccccGCTGTGATTTACATGGCCAATCTGGCCTTGGCAGACCTCCTGTCTGTCATCTGGTTCCCCTTGAAGATTGCCTACCACATTCACGGCAACAACTGGATTTACGGGGAAGCTCTTTGCAAGGTGCTTATTGGCTTTTTCTACGGCAACATGTACTGTTCCATTCTCTTCATGACCTGCCTTAGCGTGCAGAGGTATTGGGTCATTGTGAACCCCCTCGTGCACCCCAGGAAGAAGGCAAACATTGCCATCTGTGTGTCTTTGGGAATATGGTTGCTGATTCTGCTGGTCTCCATCCCCCTGTATGTCGTGAAGCAGACCACCCACATTCCAGCCCTTAACATCACAACCTGTCATGATGTTCTGCCTGAGGATGTGTTGGTGGGAGACATGTTCAATTACTTCCTCTCTCTGGCCATTGGAGTCTTTCTGTTCCCAGCCTTGCTCACAGCCTCTGCCTACGTGCTGATGATCAGAACACTGCGATCTTCTGCCATGGACGAGAACTCggaaaagaaaaggcagagagCCATCAAACTCATTGTCACCGTCCTGGCCATGTACCTGATCTGCTTCACTCCTAGTAACCTTCTGCTCGTGGTGCATTATTTCCTGATTAAAAGCCAGGGCCAGAGTCACGTCTACGCCCTGTACATCATAGCCCTGTGCCTCTCTACCCTCAACAGCTGCATTGACCCATTTGTCTATTACTTCGTTTCACAAGATTTCAGGGATCATGCAAAGAACGCTCTCCTCTGTCGAAGCGTCCGTACTGTAAAGCAGATGCAAGTATCACTCACCTCTAAGAAATTCTCTAGGAAATCCAGTTCTTACTCTTCAAGTTCGACCAGCATTAAACCCTCCTATTGA